In Paenibacillus algicola, a genomic segment contains:
- a CDS encoding transposase: MAGKDKEMPPISREEVEVDGVYTDEAGHEEHLMRGETFPADPVLGTTEWRLREYDFENHHEGRTDERMVVKAKRHGKQDKLDPRYSNADGQG, encoded by the coding sequence ATGGCCGGAAAAGATAAAGAAATGCCTCCTATTTCCAGAGAAGAGGTGGAGGTTGACGGTGTGTATACCGATGAGGCTGGGCATGAGGAGCATCTGATGCGCGGCGAAACGTTTCCTGCCGACCCTGTGCTGGGAACGACGGAGTGGCGCCTGAGGGAATACGATTTTGAGAACCATCACGAGGGCCGCACGGATGAGCGCATGGTCGTGAAAGCTAAAAGGCACGGCAAGCAGGACAAGCTGGATCCGCGATACAGCAACGCAGACGGTCAAGGCTAG
- a CDS encoding DUF4870 domain-containing protein: MSPFKSSTGMPENLAGTLCYLFPMVGGILFLALEKRSRYVLFHALQSLLAFGILALAHLLSGAVPLIGLLATALLGLVSVLLWLMMMIHAAQGRWYKLPWIGYFAEKQITRM, from the coding sequence ATGTCTCCCTTTAAATCGTCTACCGGAATGCCGGAGAACCTGGCTGGTACGCTCTGCTATCTTTTTCCGATGGTGGGCGGCATCCTCTTCCTCGCATTGGAAAAAAGAAGCCGCTACGTCTTGTTCCACGCCCTGCAGTCTCTGCTGGCCTTCGGCATCCTTGCCCTAGCCCATCTGCTCTCCGGGGCCGTGCCCCTGATCGGGCTGCTGGCGACTGCTCTGCTGGGTCTCGTCAGCGTGCTGCTGTGGCTCATGATGATGATCCACGCCGCACAAGGGCGCTGGTATAAGCTGCCCTGGATCGGGTATTTTGCGGAAAAACAGATCACGCGAATGTAA